The nucleotide sequence GAGGGCATGGTGCAGATTAATGTCGAGATCAAGTCGCAACCCGGCATAAAACCAAAGATAAACATCGTGGACATCTTGAAACAGACTGAAGAAGAAATCGAATCGGCGCCGCCAATTTCACAGCCAGCACCACCAGGTAAGTACTGCGGGCCTGCGTGCTACGTTACTTTCTCAGTACTCAGGCTGTTGTCAATGTGGGTCGTGCTTTAGGAATCAAAACCCAAGGGAAAGGGCCTTAGTTGAGATATGAAACCCTTGACAGTGGAAGTGAAGAGTGTAGTTTTAAATTGAGGGAAATCTATAGTCACCCAAAGTGTCACGAATTGTCTTGCTAATGCTTTTAGATCGATAAGATGCgtccttcccccccccccccccccccagaatagTTTCTGGTTGTTTAAAACATGTTCTGTCACTGATGCTAGTGCTAACTTAGCATCATATCTTTCAGTCAGGCCTTTAGACCCAGAAGACCTAACGTCAAGTTAACTCCAGTGTTAGTGACAAGCTTGTTTTTAATAACTAGGCCCTGTTGTAAAAAAAACCTAATTATGATTTATATTGCAGTGGCCCACAGTCAGCCGGGCTCCAAACTTGTCATCCCATTTCCTGAGGAGGCCGATCACGTCACACGATGGATCGTCGACCAAAACTTCCGAAAAGAACAGGAGAGATTAAAAATACCGTTTGGTAAGTTTTAGAGATGTCCGTTGTTGAGAAGACGTCTAATTTAGATTGCAGGGGTCCAATGAGGGGAATGGTCTTTTTCGGAACAGCAAACTGACCAAAAAGTGGCTAGGATTTTGAGATAGACAACCATGTTTGGGGGATTTGAGCAAATGATGGTATTGAGAGGCCTACTGTGCCCTGTTGCAAAAACTGCCCATGCTGGTTATCGTTAAAGAAAAACGAATCGAATAGTAAAAgatttgggtttatagtctgatatcaccGCGGTAGAGATGTCGTCTGACTTCACTCTTGAACCCCGGTGTATCCAGAAATCGCAGGCGAACTCTCAGATGGGCTGTTCAATCAGGGCTAACCTGAGCATGTCTGACCGCCAGGAGAGCGTCCAAGCCACTAGTCCTCAGCAGCTCGTAACGCTCCCCAAGAAAAGCTCATCAGCAATGGCCTCAgagaattgataccaaactggaggtattagtTGTCTCATCAAACACCGCAAGGTAGAACTAAGATGTCAGTCAAAATCCAAAGGATAGATCCACCCAAGTACAGAAATGGGGTTTTGACCGCTTCagtattttgcaccaaccaaaGCAACTAAATTGTCCTTTTAGATCCTTACCAATGGAACCATGTCCACGTACGCCACTGGATCCAGTGGGCCATAAAAGAATTCACTCTCGCTGGCGTCGACATTGATAACTTTGTGATGACGGGGAAAGAGTTGTGCGGATTACATCACGATCAGTTCATAAAATACATCCCGTATGACAGAGGCGACGTCTTCTGGACGCATTTGGAACTTCTCAGGAAATGTAAATTTGTTGGTGAGTAGTCAGTCGTTTTATTCGTGATTCAAGAATTCAGGATACAGTCATCAGTGAACATTCGTCAATGAAAACAGCATgtttttattaaggacaccattatgactgacaaatgttgtccctaattgagaggtgtcctgattacagagttcaaattcaatggaaatgaccaacttgggaccaaatgtGATATCTCtaaaagagagggtgtccttagtagagaggtgtccttagtagagaggtctccttagtagagaggtgtcctcagtagagaggtgtccttagtagagaggtctccttagtagagaggtctCCTTAGTAGAGATGtctccttagtagagaggtctccttagtagagaggtctccttagtagagaggtctCCTTAGAGAGGtctccttagtagagaggtctccttagtagagaggtgtccagtaagggaggttctacccTATGTCCCTGCTGTTAAAAATAAAGCCGCTAAAAAAGCTGTGTGATTTAATTTGTTTTCCCATCTTTCAGCTGTAGTTCAGCAGCCCACACCGCAGGCCATCACCACAGTCACTGTCTCAACAAGTAACCCAGACAATCTCGCTGCAGAAAGTAAAAGAGGTtcgtatcttcttcttcttcttcagcgttcgctcttcACTTAgaggtgttattctccagggagtattccacctccaaggcgggatgagtgttTTTACATGCCACTATGGTTGTGCCCCAGTTGGGGTTATTGGCCTGGTGACTCCAACTTGGGCCAGatgtagagtccacgcaagctagtcttgtttctcacttggtgggatcttctctgaccagaggtagagtccatgcaagctactcatgtttctcacttggtgggatcttctctgaccagaggtagagtccacgcaagctactcatgtttctcacttggtgggatcttctctgaccagaggtagagtccacacaagctactcatgtttctcacttggtgggatcttctctgaccagatgtagagtccatgcaagctactcttgtttctcacttggtgggatcttctctgaccagaggtagagtccacgcaagctactcatgtttctcacttggtggggtctttgcTTGCTCTggtatagacaccagatacgaTATTAGAGGGGCTTTAGGACCTTATCAATATGTTTGAAGCGTTCAGAGTTTTTGCAacagttaaagtgatactatgatgtgatttacaactttgcggaaatacgtccgtttttagttgttgatcacaaatgtaaagctcaaattttccatttttgattagatttattataaaattgctgaatgtaaaccaccgcgaccgcgaaaatgttcatgttgtgacgtcatcaacgaaaacggcatcgaagcgagccgtccgggcgggattaaaccatcaatttctagaaaatgtgcatttcgattcgaaaaccttaccgatttatgagaaagtgacgtagtcatttgtcaaaaacagctaaaacattatatggtgacatttgacacgagttaccctttaactagttttatttttcattttctcagcAGGTAAATTGAGCCGTTCGTTCGCCAAGAGTGAAAAACCAAGAATATACAAGCTAAGGGTGGCAGGGGAGGAGCGTACCTTACCAGGGAACAGAACAGGTAAGGCCACCTTTGGGAGGTTACCATATCTAAAGAACAGCGGATAACAACGAGCACCCCTTAACTAACTCAaaacaactacagtagaacctctctattaaggacaccctcgggactgacaagtgctgaccttaatagagaggtgtcctgataagcgaggtcaaattgaatggaaacaacagaTTTgggacaaaactagtgtccttaatagagggtgtccttaatagagaggtgtccgttaagggaggttctactgtagttcttACTAGAGCTCCTCACCGATAAAGAATGTCGTGAAGTCATCCATTGGGTCGGTGACGAGGTGGAATTCAAACTCTACCATCCCGTGATGGCCTATCTTTGAGCCTGCTAAACGATTCATATCATAATCTCTTCCAGGTAACAATGGCCAGATACAGCTCTGGCAGTTCCTCCTCGAGCTCCTGACCGACAAGGAATGTCGTGAAGTCATCCATTGGGTCGGTGACGAGGGTGAGTTTAAACTCAACCATCCTGAGATGGTGGCACAGATGTGGGGGCAGCGAAAAAACAAACCGACCATGACGTATGAGAAGTTGAGTCGAGCACTGCGGTATTATTACGACGGGGATATGATTGCCAAGGTAAGGATGGATGAGGAAGCTAACATCAATGAGGTCTTAGGGATTCGTGGGGTtgggtggtgtagtggctcaagtcatgaggtccctggtttgattACCACTGTGAGACTCTGGGCAGGTCGCTTTGCCCTGCCAGCCTCACTCCACCTGGGTCTTTAAATGGGAGCTGGTCGGTTGTAGCACTGATTGCGCAGCTCATCTATGTTCTAAAGAAAGGTTTCAGGTTAGATCTGGGAAAATATTGAGGGGTTTTAAGATGTTGCACACTAGAAAAGCACAATATGAGAAGCAACATCGACTTTTTTTGCCATTTCATGGAGCTGCATCAGATTcttgaaaaaattattcaactttAAAACTGCCAAGATTGTTTTTTAACACCCAGTAtcttgataatttttttctcacaatTATTTTGCAGGTTCATGGCAAGAGGTTTGTCTATAAGTTTGTGTGTGATCTGAAGATGTTGCTAGGGTACACAGCAGGAGAATTAAACCGACTTGTTCAGGATAGTGCAGCTAAACAATTACGACGGATGAAGGACCATTTGCGGCCGGGTGCTGTACTTGTGCGGAAGGCTACGGAACACGAAAAGACGCATGGGATTCattcgtagttgatatcaggacagaTTAAAggtggactataggcaggagctaggcctagtagccagcagtgttaaccactaggccctgaggctcctgtacaatcctgggttctcctcgggatcaaacccgggccctattgcgtgatagccagcaatgttaaccactaggctatgaggctcctatacaatcctgggttctccccgggatcgaatccaggccctattgcgtggtagcaagcaatgttaaccactaggctatgaggccccCACACAATCCTGGATTCTCCCAGGATCGGatctgggccctattgcgtggtagccagtgGTGTTGAcctcttcttcagcgttcggtctgcacttggaggtgatttttcCAGGAACTATTCCTCCACCAAGGCAGGCTGAGCATTTttgcgtgccactacagttaggtcCCAATAGGGTTTTTTGGCTGGGTGACTCCAACTTTGACCAAAGGTGCATCACATCGCAAGCTACCagtgtttctcacttggtaggGTTTTGGATTTTGCTTGCCCTCGCTAAGACACctgatacaaggaacctcggttttaagtctcgtCGAAGGACTGAGAAGAGGCAGAAGttgtagttccttgaaagccttgcaggaatacaatcctgggttctccccgagatcgaacctgggccctatcGCGTGGTAGCCGGCAGGGTTgaccaccaggctatgaggctcctgtacaatcctgggttctccccgggatcgaacccaggccctattgcgtggtagccagcagtgttatccactaggctatgaggctcctgtagaatcctgggttctccccaggatcaaacccaggccctattgcgtggtagccagcagtgttgaccactaggctatgaggctcctacacaatccttggttctccccgggatcaaacccaggccctattgcatggtagccagcagtgttaaccaccaggcaaTGAGGCTCTCAATTTGTTCACAGACTTGTCCTTTCAAATTTCACTTTAAAAATGTCAAGAAACATTACCGTCTTCGAACTACAGTGGAGCCCCTACCTTGTCAGTTGTCAGTCTTgaggggtgtccttaatagagaggttctactgtactcctcCTTATATGTGTGGTTGAATATATAGATAATTTATGGAATGCATTTATATCATGTCGGTTTCAATTCATTGTATATAACCATATTGCTATCATAATTTCGTGCTCTTCAGAGAGAATTTGTCAATACCACATCACGAGTGTTTTCTCTGTTACAGATATTTCAGGGTCTTTTGTAATCTTGAAGTGTCACCTTTAAGACTGGATTGacataggattcacgttgtctCATCTCATTTGTTAACTGGCTTGGGCCTGTAAACAAGAGGTgcgggtgaaaagtgacatcatgaatcgtatgtaggccgctctttggaaatgatttgTTCGTTCTTCAATTCATGTCCTGCATTGAAAAGTGTACAGTGTCGTCACTTGTGAGAATCTGAACTCTATATAGTTACAACCTTAGGCCAGGTTACACAGGATTCGTTAATTGACTTTGTATTGAAAACATGACacgagggtgaaaagtgacattggGAATCATATGTAGCCCGCTTTTTGAAAACACCTCGttctacatgtatcttaaaGTGACAACTTTATGTAAACTCACtgcaaactctatgtaaactcactgcaaactctatgtaaactcactgcaaactctatgtaaacTCACCCTCGCCCATGTTTCTGGTTCCATATGTTGACGATTTCTTTTGGCCCTTATGTTATCAATCTTAAAGTGACTTCTTACACATGACACCTTGGAATTCTATGTAAACTCACtgcaaactctatgtaaacTCACCCTCAGCCATGTTTCTTGTTCCATGTGAGGACAAGTTCTTTTGCCCCTTGAGCTTATGTTCAATCATATGTAAGCTTGAACTCTATGTAAAGTGACATGTAAACCCAACCTTACCCAGCCTTTCATACATCATTGATATGGTCATACCATTGCCGATGCAATTACCTTGTACATAAGACATTTTATTAGAATAAATATATTGATGGAAAAAAATTTTCAGTTATTTCAAGAAACAGAAATTTGGGGCCAAAGGTTTTTGTCAGAGAATCGTTAATCGGCCCAAGTATGTTTTACACCAGATCCCattagagattctgtgatggCTCATTGTATATTCCATGACacacgtcttctgtcacctctgaacccaaatgtcccctactgtcttctgtctcctcccaacatctcaagccttcaccaaccgtctcctgtcgcctctgaatgagaatgtcctatactgtcctctgtcacctcccaacatctcaagccatcgccaaacgtcttctgtcacctctgaatgtaATTGTCCTA is from Lineus longissimus chromosome 18, tnLinLong1.2, whole genome shotgun sequence and encodes:
- the LOC135502557 gene encoding GA-binding protein alpha chain-like, producing MKRSADADDEVETQIIKQIKVEEDEVPEGMVHGADSESQEIFISVSATGEVHRTTMEGDQDPSPMIITEVEEQLEVEPETIIHDIVSGDSELVGGEEINDGIESALQPAPAFQNIVVQHMDIAEPLSTLRKLLESKLQCSLKDHDFYLQDQLELDADKNLVEQCVQGEGMVQINVEIKSQPGIKPKINIVDILKQTEEEIESAPPISQPAPPVAHSQPGSKLVIPFPEEADHVTRWIVDQNFRKEQERLKIPFDPYQWNHVHVRHWIQWAIKEFTLAGVDIDNFVMTGKELCGLHHDQFIKYIPYDRGDVFWTHLELLRKCKFVAVVQQPTPQAITTVTVSTSNPDNLAAESKRAGKLSRSFAKSEKPRIYKLRVAGEERTLPGNRTGNNGQIQLWQFLLELLTDKECREVIHWVGDEGEFKLNHPEMVAQMWGQRKNKPTMTYEKLSRALRYYYDGDMIAKVHGKRFVYKFVCDLKMLLGYTAGELNRLVQDSAAKQLRRMKDHLRPGAVLVRKATEHEKTHGIHS